In the Populus trichocarpa isolate Nisqually-1 chromosome 1, P.trichocarpa_v4.1, whole genome shotgun sequence genome, one interval contains:
- the LOC18094018 gene encoding uncharacterized protein LOC18094018, translating to MSKGKEVVISTSPHYSNHNSGVEDDEEEDGFDHSGNNKRFSSFPSFSSRNASSKYDFVKVRVWLGDNADHYYVLSRFLLSRMLTVTKIPNHVAIKIALELKKLLIDNSLLDVSQSDLEANLFKLMERRGYGEEYINRYKMMTRFHHQRVPLVILVCGTACVGKSTIATQLAQRLNLPNVLQTDMVYELLRTSTDAPLASTPVWAREFTSSEELITEFCRECRIVRKGLAGDLKKAMKDGKPIIIEGIHLDPSIYLMDEENKLPAKMPEKSEMNPVSVTPDDDPARQMENSSTSVSRNHPENINCTPGDLASEEGKSVNQVNKVVDSQGSRDKAGSIVDNKGETVKGLEGDRKTSVSLKSGPEPIIIPIVLKMAEFDHKALLEEWISTRSFSDKCPVEEKDRLITNLKIIQDYLCSFKSQGLTVANISATTFPQTLDWLHGYLLQSIEHGISSVSSENDRHQAQN from the exons ATGAGCAAAGGGAAGGAAGTGGTGATATCAACAAGCCCTCATTACAGCAATCACAACAGTGGcgtagaagatgatgaagaagaagacggCTTCGATCACTCCGGAAACAACAAACGATTCTCCTCTTTCCCAAGTTTCTCTTCCCGAAATGCTTCCTCTAAATATGACTTTGTTAAG gtGAGGGTGTGGTTAGGTGATAACGCTGATCACTACTATGTTTTATCCAGATTCTTGCTCAGCAGAATGTTGACTGTCACTAAG ATACCGAATCATGTAGCTATTAAAATTGCTCTTGAGCTCAAGAAGCTGCTCATTGATAACAGCCTTCTCGACGT ATCTCAGTCTGATTTGGAAGCTAATCTATTCAAG CTTATGGAGCGGCGGGGGTATGGAGAAGAGTACATAAATCGTTACAAGATGATGACGAG ATTTCATCATCAAAGAGTGCCCTTGGTGATCCTTGTTTGTGGAACTGCCTGTGTTGGGAAGTCTACCATAGCTACCCAACTCGCACAACGGCTGAATTTGCCTAATGTCTTACAG ACAGATATGGTGTATGAATTGCTGCGAACGTCAACTGA TGCACCATTGGCTTCTACTCCTGTATGGGCACGAGAATTCACCTCTTCTGAGGAGTTAATCACTGAATTTTGTAGAGAATGCAGAATTGTTCGTAAAG GTTTGGCTGGTGATTTGAAGAAAGCAATGAAAGATGGAAAGCCAATAATAATTGAG GGGATACATTTGGATCCAAGCATTTACTTGAtggatgaagaaaataaattaccaGCTAAAATGCCAGAAAAATCTGAGATGAACCCTGTTTCAGTGACTCCAGATGACGATCCTGCAAGACAGATGGAAAATAGTTCCACAAGTGTTAGTAGAAATCATCCTGAAAATATCAACTGCACTCCTGGGGATTTGGCCTCAGAAGAAGGGAAATCTGTTAACCAGGTGAATAAAGTTGTGGATTCTCAGGGATCTAGAGATAAAGCTGGAAGCATTGTTGACAATAAAG GTGAAACTGTTAAAGGTCTTGAGGGAGATAGAAAGACTTCTGTTAGCTTAAAATCTGGTCCTGAACCAATAATTATACCAATAGTTCTGAAGATGGCTGAATTCGACCATAAG GCATTACTTGAGGAGTGGATCTCAACTCGTTCATTTAGTGATAAATGCCCTGTTGAG gAAAAAGATAGGTTAATTACCAATTTGAAAATCATTCAGGACTACCTTTGCTCTTTCAAGTCACAG GGTCTGACTGTTGCCAATATATCAGCCACAACATTCCCTCAAACACTGGATTGGCTGCATGGCTATCTTCTTCAG AGTATTGAGCATGGCATTTCATCGGTGTCCAGTGAAAATGATAGACATCAAGCTCAAAATTAG
- the LOC18094019 gene encoding F-box protein At5g07670 — protein MSFFTEKTLKKKKRPPRWSHLWLKNTKPLKHALFAMQLQSVSSPPTPTPTPTLTPQQQQQADPNTKLRDKTGTLISNLPDIDRTLLLGDDLLLKILSKLPDSQRNPNSLVCKRWLNLQGRLVRSLKVLDWEFLESGRLLSRFPNLTHVDLLNGCVVRPHDCCVRLSHRVFQMDINSGVSGFLPDWRVCEENLSPVEVVDRGLRVLASGCPNLRKLVVVGASEIGLLSFAEDCLTLQELELHKCNDDALRGIAACMNLQILKLVGNVDGFYGSLVSDIGLTILAQGCKRLVKLELSGCEGSFDGIKAIGQCCQMLEELTICDHRMDCGWLAGLSYCENLKTLRFLSCKRIDPSPGPDEYLGCCPALERLHLRKCQLRDKKSLKALFKVCEAVREIVVQDCWGLDNDMFSMASICRKVKFLSLEGCSLLTTEGLESVLLTWNELQHFRIESCKNIKDGEVSPALSTFFSVLKELRWRPDTRSLLASSLMGTGMGKKGGKFFKKNPRLDHYTQMIHTATF, from the exons ATGTCGTTTTTTACCGAGAAAacgttgaagaagaagaagagaccaCCAAGGTGGTCACACCTGTGGctcaaaaacacaaaaccatTGAAGCATGCTTTATTCGCTATGCAGCTCCAGTCTGTCTCTAGCCCGCCAACGCCAACGCCAACACCCACACTCACAccacaacagcagcaacaagCAGACCCCAACACCAAACTCAGAGACAAAACAGGAACCCTCATCTCCAATCTCCCCGATATTGACCGTACACTTCTCTTAGGTGATGATCTCCTCTTAAAAATCCTCTCTAAATTGCCTGATTCTCAAAGAAACCCTAATTCACTTGTTTGTAAACGGTGGCTTAATCTCCAAGGCCGTCTTGTTAGGTCTTTAAAGGTTTTAGATTGGGAGTTTCTTGAGTCTGGCCGTTTACTTTCAAGATTCCCAAATTTGACCCATGTGGATTTGCTTAATGGATGTGTTGTTAGACCCCATGATTGCTGTGTCCGGTTGAGTCATAGGGTTTTTCAGATGGATATAAATTCTGGGGTTTCTGGGTTCTTACCGGATTGGCGTGTTTGCGAAGAGAATTTGTCGCCTGTTGAGGTTGTTGATAGAGGGCTTAGAGTTCTGGCTTCAGGTTGTCCGAATTTGAGAAAGCTTGTAGTGGTTGGTGCCAGTGAGATAGGGTTGTTAAGTTTTGCTGAAGATTGTTTGACATTGCAAGAATTGGAGTTACATAAGTGTAATGATGATGCCTTGCGCGGGATTGCTGCTTGTATGAATTTGCAAATTCTGAAACTTGTTGGAAATGTGGATGGATTTTATGGTTCTTTGGTTTCGGATATTGGGTTAACGATTTTGGCTCAAGGCTGTAAGAGGTTAGTGAAGCTTGAGTTGAGTGGGTGTGAGGGTAGTTTTGATGGGATTAAGGCCATTGGACAATGTTGTCAGATGCTTGAGGAACTCACTATTTGCGATCATAGGATGGATTGTGGGTGGTTGGCTGGGCTTTCATACTGTGAGAATTTGAAGACTTTGAGGTTTTTGTCGTGTAAGAGAATTGATCCCAGCCCAGGGCCGGATGAGTATTTGGGTTGTTGTCCAGCTCTTGAGAGGTTGCATTTGCGGAAGTGTCAATTGAGAGATAAAAAGAGCCTTAAAGCCTTGTTTAAGGTGTGCGAAGCTGTGAGGGAGATTGTTGTTCAGGACTGTTGGGGATTGGATAATGATATGTTTAGCATGGCAAGTATTTGCAG GAAGGTAAAGTTTTTATCTCTGGAAGGATGCTCCTTGTTGACAACAGAAGGCTTGGAATCAGTACTTCTTACCTGGAATGAACTTCAACATTTTAGAATAGAGTCATGCAAGAACATAAAGGATGGTGAAGTCTCTCCAGCTCTTTCAACCTTTTTCTCTGTTCTTAAGGAGTTGAGATGGAGGCCAGATACCAGATCTCTTCTTGCATCAAGTCTTATGGGGACTGGCATGGGAAAGAAAGGAGGCAAATTTTTCAAGAAGAATCCACGCCTCGATCATTATACGCAGATGATTCACACAGCTACTTTTTGA